The following proteins are co-located in the Paludibaculum fermentans genome:
- a CDS encoding pyridoxal phosphate-dependent aminotransferase has protein sequence MTNLLSHEQKVELIKRGFSRRSMGRLGLLLGAGSSLPFFNEPALAQLSNIGRISADAVKINANENPMGPCPEAAEAIHSVVQKGGRYLYEETFDFSKTLADQEGVKPNYVMPFAGSSDPLHRAVLAFTSPTKPLVMGDPGYEAGQRAAAFIGSKVITVPLTKTYAHDVKAMVAASPDAGVFYICNPNNPTGTITKKSDIEWLVANKPAGSILLLDEAYIHLSGEAFGTDLVAADKDVIVLRTFSKLYGMAGLRAGAAIGRPDLLSKIQHYGAGALPVTGMIGAHASLKVKTLVPERRKIIADIRNDTFDWMTKKNYSFVPSVSNKFMVDVKRPGQEVVKAMAAEKVYIGRVWKAWPTHVRVSVGTKEEMAKFKVAFEKVMA, from the coding sequence ATGACTAACCTTCTCTCGCACGAACAGAAAGTCGAACTAATCAAGCGCGGATTCAGCCGGCGCAGCATGGGCCGTCTTGGCCTGCTTCTGGGCGCCGGATCGTCGCTGCCCTTTTTTAACGAGCCGGCGCTTGCGCAGCTCTCCAACATCGGCCGGATTTCGGCGGATGCGGTAAAGATCAACGCCAACGAGAACCCGATGGGTCCTTGCCCCGAGGCGGCGGAGGCGATTCACAGCGTCGTCCAGAAGGGCGGCCGTTATCTTTACGAAGAGACGTTCGACTTTTCGAAGACCCTGGCGGACCAGGAAGGCGTGAAGCCGAACTACGTGATGCCGTTCGCGGGCTCCAGCGATCCGCTGCACCGCGCGGTGCTGGCGTTCACCTCGCCCACCAAGCCTTTGGTGATGGGCGATCCCGGATACGAAGCCGGCCAGCGCGCCGCCGCTTTCATTGGATCCAAAGTGATCACGGTGCCGCTGACCAAGACCTATGCGCACGACGTGAAGGCGATGGTGGCCGCGAGTCCCGACGCCGGTGTGTTCTACATCTGCAACCCGAACAACCCGACTGGCACGATCACAAAGAAGTCGGACATTGAATGGCTGGTGGCGAACAAGCCGGCCGGCAGCATCCTGCTGCTGGACGAAGCCTACATCCACCTGAGCGGCGAAGCCTTCGGGACGGACCTGGTGGCGGCCGACAAGGACGTCATCGTTCTCCGCACGTTCTCGAAGCTGTACGGCATGGCGGGCCTGCGTGCCGGCGCGGCGATCGGCCGTCCGGACCTGCTCTCCAAGATCCAGCACTACGGGGCGGGCGCGCTGCCGGTGACGGGTATGATCGGCGCCCACGCCAGCCTGAAGGTGAAGACGCTGGTGCCCGAGCGCCGGAAGATCATCGCCGACATCCGCAACGACACGTTCGACTGGATGACCAAGAAGAACTACAGCTTCGTGCCCTCAGTGAGCAACAAGTTCATGGTGGACGTGAAGCGGCCCGGCCAGGAAGTGGTGAAGGCGATGGCGGCCGAGAAGGTCTACATCGGCCGTGTCTGGAAGGCGTGGCCCACGCACGTTCGTGTTTCGGTCGGGACCAAGGAAGAGATGGCCAAGTTTAAGGTGGCGTTCGAAAAAGTAATGGCTTAA
- a CDS encoding SulP family inorganic anion transporter — protein MQLPKLRYTWKTMAGDLSGGFIAALIALPYGLAMAALMGLPPVLGVFTSLLTSPITAILGRNPVLIGGTSSVTVPFIAEAVRLHGLGGAAKVSLVASVFMMAFSLMRLGRYVSMVPHPVVTGFSCGIGGMMVVSQLFTITGIKGSGSGSMVETLVVIAQRLTEARFQPLLLSLLVIGVCVLIAKLWPRLPAPLIGVGVALLAAKVFAFREAQVGVLSLELPPFAGFAWAPKDVFSVLPTGFALAFVSSVNILITSRVVEHFRGRHIKMKKVDADVELGAYGISNVIAGMFGAPMSVGIPARSLASIRCGGTTRMSNIFHAAVLAAVIGFGSGILAQIPLAALAGVTAWMGFCLLDWSAWRRIPRMKAVDAASFLTTALLVLCVNAVAAVAVGCSFYGVEYLWKKWKLAGADAALGELQAEAGKQRG, from the coding sequence ATGCAACTACCCAAACTCCGCTATACGTGGAAAACGATGGCGGGCGACCTGAGCGGCGGCTTCATTGCCGCCCTCATCGCACTGCCGTACGGACTGGCGATGGCAGCCCTGATGGGGCTGCCGCCGGTCCTGGGTGTCTTCACATCCCTGCTCACTTCACCGATCACGGCGATTCTAGGTAGGAATCCGGTCCTGATCGGCGGAACGTCTTCGGTCACCGTCCCATTCATTGCTGAGGCCGTGCGGTTGCACGGGTTGGGTGGCGCCGCCAAAGTAAGCCTTGTCGCTTCCGTTTTCATGATGGCCTTTTCTCTTATGCGGCTCGGGCGGTATGTCTCCATGGTGCCTCACCCGGTGGTCACGGGCTTTTCCTGTGGCATCGGTGGCATGATGGTGGTTTCTCAGCTGTTCACAATTACCGGAATTAAGGGTTCCGGCAGCGGCTCGATGGTCGAGACTCTGGTGGTCATCGCACAGCGATTGACGGAGGCGCGGTTTCAACCACTGTTGCTCTCGCTTCTCGTAATTGGGGTGTGCGTGCTGATCGCCAAGCTCTGGCCGAGACTGCCCGCGCCGCTGATCGGGGTCGGGGTGGCCCTGCTGGCGGCGAAGGTATTCGCATTCCGTGAGGCCCAGGTGGGCGTACTCTCCTTGGAATTGCCGCCGTTCGCCGGGTTCGCGTGGGCGCCGAAAGATGTCTTTTCGGTTTTGCCCACCGGGTTTGCACTAGCGTTCGTATCCAGCGTCAACATCCTGATCACGTCGCGCGTCGTGGAGCACTTCCGCGGCCGGCACATCAAGATGAAAAAGGTGGATGCGGATGTGGAGTTGGGTGCCTACGGCATTTCCAACGTGATCGCCGGCATGTTCGGGGCGCCGATGAGTGTCGGGATTCCGGCGCGCAGCCTGGCGAGCATCCGCTGCGGCGGGACGACCCGCATGTCGAACATCTTTCACGCGGCGGTTCTGGCTGCCGTGATCGGTTTCGGCTCAGGTATCCTGGCGCAGATCCCGCTGGCCGCACTGGCCGGGGTGACCGCCTGGATGGGCTTCTGCCTGTTGGACTGGTCGGCGTGGCGCCGCATCCCCCGCATGAAGGCGGTGGATGCAGCGTCGTTCCTGACGACGGCCCTGCTGGTGCTGTGCGTCAACGCCGTGGCCGCAGTGGCGGTGGGCTGCTCGTTCTACGGGGTCGAATACCTGTGGAAGAAATGGAAACTGGCCGGCGCCGACGCTGCCCTGGGGGAGCTTCAAGCCGAGGCCGGCAAACAGCGCGGCTGA
- a CDS encoding DASS family sodium-coupled anion symporter, protein MSAPQQNWRRTVWGFAVLIAIYLIITELFPGPASLTASAWHLTGLFFATVAGLIIRPIPGGGLVLLAITLTPLLTTMKLSDALGGYADSTVWLVQAAFFISRALINTGLARRIALGFVRLFGHSTLGVSYALSLSDMVLATIIPSNGARSGGVILPIVRSIAELYGSTPGATANRVGAFLMAGVYQAICVTAAMFYTGQASNPLAAQMAGNLGYRVTWGGWLVAGIVPGLISLALVPWVVMKLFPPEVRRTPEAAEFARAELEKMGPLSSKEKLLSVVFAGVCGAWVSSSWTGIDITVAALLGSMVLLVTGVLDWEHIISEHAAWDIFLWYGGLLRLGKALNENGVTETFAKAVGARFEGLHWFPLLVIAVLIFYYSHYFFASITAHMLAMYAPFLVLLAHSGAPLGLVVFSLACFLNLSAGLTNYGTTPAPMFFAQGYVSMKDWWRIGFVISLCHLLVWGTVGFGWWKLLGLW, encoded by the coding sequence GTGTCAGCGCCCCAACAGAATTGGCGCCGCACCGTGTGGGGCTTCGCCGTTCTCATCGCCATCTACCTGATCATCACGGAGCTCTTCCCCGGGCCCGCCTCTCTCACCGCTTCGGCGTGGCACCTGACCGGCCTCTTCTTCGCCACCGTCGCCGGCCTCATCATCCGGCCCATCCCGGGCGGCGGTCTCGTCCTGCTGGCCATCACCCTCACGCCGCTGCTGACAACGATGAAGCTCTCTGACGCGCTGGGCGGCTACGCCGACTCCACCGTCTGGCTCGTCCAGGCCGCCTTCTTCATCTCGCGCGCACTCATCAATACCGGACTCGCCCGCCGCATCGCGCTTGGCTTCGTCCGCCTGTTCGGACACAGCACTCTCGGCGTCTCGTACGCCCTTTCCCTCTCCGATATGGTGCTGGCGACCATCATCCCTTCCAACGGCGCCCGCTCCGGCGGCGTAATCCTGCCCATTGTGAGGTCCATCGCTGAACTCTATGGATCCACGCCGGGCGCCACCGCGAATCGCGTAGGGGCCTTCCTGATGGCCGGCGTCTACCAGGCGATCTGCGTGACCGCCGCCATGTTCTACACCGGCCAGGCCAGCAACCCGCTGGCCGCACAGATGGCCGGAAACCTGGGCTACCGTGTCACCTGGGGTGGATGGCTCGTCGCCGGCATCGTCCCCGGGCTGATCTCACTGGCGCTCGTTCCCTGGGTGGTCATGAAGCTGTTCCCGCCCGAGGTCAGGCGTACTCCGGAAGCAGCCGAATTCGCCCGCGCCGAGCTTGAGAAGATGGGGCCGCTCTCCTCCAAGGAAAAACTCCTGTCCGTCGTCTTCGCTGGAGTCTGCGGAGCCTGGGTCTCCTCCAGTTGGACCGGGATCGACATCACCGTGGCCGCCCTCCTGGGCAGCATGGTGCTGCTGGTAACCGGCGTCCTCGATTGGGAGCACATCATCAGCGAGCACGCCGCCTGGGACATCTTCCTCTGGTATGGCGGCCTGCTCCGGCTGGGCAAAGCCCTGAACGAAAACGGAGTGACCGAGACCTTCGCCAAGGCAGTTGGGGCCCGCTTCGAGGGTTTGCACTGGTTCCCGCTCCTTGTCATTGCGGTGCTCATCTTCTACTACTCCCACTACTTTTTCGCCAGCATCACGGCCCACATGCTGGCGATGTACGCGCCATTCCTGGTCCTGCTCGCGCACAGCGGAGCACCGCTCGGCCTCGTCGTGTTCAGCCTCGCCTGCTTCCTCAATCTCAGCGCCGGCCTGACCAACTATGGCACCACCCCGGCCCCGATGTTCTTCGCGCAAGGCTACGTTTCCATGAAGGATTGGTGGCGAATCGGTTTTGTGATCTCCCTGTGCCACCTCCTGGTGTGGGGCACAGTCGGCTTCGGTTGGTGGAAACTCCTCGGCCTTTGGTAG
- a CDS encoding metal-dependent transcriptional regulator, translated as MAKKSTTRANSESTDDYLKAILTIGGPQEDRVTSNALAEHLQVRPASITGMLQKLSGQETPLVEYEKHRGARLTAAGKRRALEVIRHHRLIELFLHDILDYPWDEVHAEAERLEHFISERMEERIAAKLGDPLIDPHGHGIPRKDGSLPERREVCLAELPAGNAGVVTSVSDRRPDVLRELKHLGIVPRTQLTVTERRAGSRPMRVRIGPATQDISLTVRLSSAVYVSQ; from the coding sequence GTGGCAAAGAAGAGCACGACACGCGCGAACAGCGAATCGACCGACGATTACCTGAAGGCGATCCTCACCATTGGCGGCCCCCAGGAAGACCGGGTCACCAGCAACGCCCTGGCGGAGCACCTGCAGGTTCGGCCGGCCTCCATCACGGGCATGCTCCAGAAGCTGTCCGGCCAGGAGACGCCACTGGTCGAATACGAGAAACACCGCGGAGCGCGTCTCACCGCCGCCGGCAAACGCAGGGCGCTTGAGGTCATCCGCCACCACCGCCTGATCGAACTCTTCCTGCACGACATCCTCGACTACCCCTGGGACGAGGTCCACGCCGAGGCCGAACGGCTGGAACACTTCATCTCGGAACGCATGGAGGAGCGCATCGCCGCCAAGCTGGGCGACCCGCTCATCGATCCGCACGGCCACGGCATTCCCCGCAAGGACGGAAGCCTGCCGGAACGCCGCGAAGTCTGCCTCGCTGAACTACCCGCGGGCAATGCGGGCGTGGTGACCAGCGTCTCGGACCGCCGCCCCGACGTCCTGCGCGAATTGAAGCATCTCGGCATCGTGCCCCGCACCCAGCTCACCGTGACGGAACGCCGCGCAGGCAGCCGTCCCATGCGCGTCCGCATCGGCCCGGCTACGCAGGACATATCCCTGACGGTCCGCCTCTCCAGCGCGGTTTACGTCAGCCAGTAA
- a CDS encoding TonB-dependent receptor, with protein sequence MRHHFRWFWPVYFYVCSCAFGQSTASVAGTVHDQTGAPVSGAHVVVKSPLTNFERSSVADADGAFQLTNIPARNYEVRVEAPGFRPFETTVTLTARLTAELQVKLELAANETHVSVTASDRALLVNAEETGTRAQLSETDIGKMALQVGNRGLEAVVVSFPGFAQNANGAIHPRGAHNQMSFIIDGMPITDQLTGAFANSVDPNIVQNVELFTGNIPAEFGNKVSAVVNVTSKTGLGTGRLLGGSIAVSGAGFDTLSQVTQVAGEKGRLGFTFSLNTMKSNRYLDQVSLDNLHNGGNSQRAFSRLDYQAGAHDVLRLNLLAGRSSFELANLRSQQARGMDERQELRDVSAALGWVHTFNANTLWSSNSSYRTTVAQLFPSAGDFPVTAAQARHLSTVTLLNQLGIVRGRHNIRFGADIQHFPVSENFSFGITDPAFNAPESASYLPNLLAFDLSRGGRLFQFSKRASGSLYSSYLQDEISLGNWHVSAGLRFDNYRFLVHGSQFQPRLGLSYNIRGTGTVLRASYNRLYQTPPNENLLISNSDESSVLVAPDIRATVGSAVVLIRPERQNLYEMGLQQAVGRKVSLNASFYHKDAKDQQDNNSFFNTPIIFPMQLKSIRVNSVEGRMVVTPVSGFSGSLSVTHARAISTPPFTGGLYIGNGDVALLNSGPFVIDHDQVLSLQTIVNYTGKKGFYATCSMRYDSGLVTAAVDPAQVRNDPDYADLLPLVNLTSAPPRTRPRAVTDLVLGYQHLRGEKRHWEASLQISNISNERALYNFQSAFVGTRLVQPRTAGVRLTWFF encoded by the coding sequence ATGCGCCACCACTTTCGCTGGTTTTGGCCGGTCTATTTCTACGTCTGTTCGTGCGCCTTCGGGCAGAGCACCGCCTCAGTGGCGGGCACGGTGCACGACCAGACTGGCGCTCCTGTATCCGGAGCGCACGTGGTCGTGAAGAGTCCGCTGACGAACTTTGAGCGAAGCTCGGTGGCCGACGCGGACGGCGCCTTCCAGCTCACAAACATCCCCGCCAGGAACTACGAAGTGCGTGTCGAGGCGCCCGGATTCCGGCCCTTTGAAACGACGGTCACGCTGACCGCGCGACTGACGGCGGAGTTGCAGGTGAAACTCGAGCTGGCCGCGAATGAGACGCATGTGAGCGTGACAGCCAGCGATCGGGCGCTGCTGGTGAATGCGGAAGAGACCGGCACACGTGCCCAGTTGAGCGAGACCGACATTGGCAAGATGGCGCTGCAGGTGGGCAATCGGGGACTGGAGGCAGTGGTCGTCAGCTTCCCCGGGTTCGCGCAGAATGCGAACGGCGCGATCCACCCACGGGGCGCGCACAATCAGATGTCGTTCATCATCGACGGCATGCCGATCACGGATCAGCTCACCGGCGCCTTTGCCAATTCCGTGGACCCCAACATTGTTCAAAACGTGGAACTGTTCACAGGCAACATCCCGGCGGAGTTCGGCAACAAAGTCTCGGCGGTGGTGAACGTGACGAGCAAGACCGGACTGGGTACGGGCCGGCTGTTGGGGGGATCCATCGCAGTCAGTGGCGCGGGATTCGATACGTTGTCGCAGGTGACACAGGTGGCCGGTGAGAAGGGCCGGCTCGGGTTTACCTTTTCGCTGAACACGATGAAGTCCAACCGCTACCTGGACCAGGTTTCGCTGGACAACCTGCACAACGGCGGCAATTCGCAGCGAGCGTTTTCCAGGTTGGATTACCAGGCCGGCGCGCACGACGTGCTGCGGTTGAATCTGCTGGCCGGACGTTCGTCCTTCGAACTGGCAAACCTGCGGTCGCAGCAGGCACGGGGGATGGACGAGCGGCAGGAGTTGCGGGATGTTTCCGCTGCCCTGGGCTGGGTTCATACATTCAACGCGAACACTTTGTGGAGCAGCAACTCTTCCTACCGGACGACCGTAGCCCAGCTGTTCCCGAGTGCCGGCGATTTTCCTGTCACCGCTGCGCAGGCGCGGCATTTGTCGACGGTCACGCTGCTGAACCAGTTGGGCATTGTGCGCGGGCGGCACAATATCCGTTTTGGCGCCGATATCCAGCATTTTCCGGTGAGCGAGAACTTCTCGTTCGGCATTACGGATCCAGCGTTCAACGCGCCGGAGTCCGCGAGCTACCTGCCGAACCTGTTGGCCTTCGATCTCAGCCGCGGCGGCCGCCTCTTCCAGTTCTCCAAGCGAGCTTCGGGTTCGCTCTACTCCAGCTACCTGCAGGACGAAATCAGCCTGGGCAACTGGCACGTCTCCGCCGGGCTGCGCTTCGACAACTACCGGTTTCTGGTGCATGGCAGCCAATTCCAGCCGCGGCTGGGCCTTTCCTATAACATTCGCGGGACGGGTACGGTGTTGCGAGCCTCCTACAACCGGCTGTATCAAACGCCTCCCAACGAGAACCTGTTGATTTCGAACTCTGATGAATCGAGTGTGCTGGTGGCGCCCGACATCCGGGCGACCGTGGGCAGCGCTGTCGTGCTAATCCGGCCTGAGCGGCAGAACCTGTATGAAATGGGCCTGCAGCAGGCAGTGGGGCGGAAGGTCAGTCTGAACGCGTCGTTCTACCACAAGGACGCGAAAGACCAGCAGGACAACAACAGCTTCTTCAACACGCCCATTATTTTCCCGATGCAGTTGAAGTCGATCCGTGTGAATTCGGTGGAGGGCCGGATGGTGGTGACTCCGGTAAGCGGCTTCTCGGGTTCGCTCAGCGTGACTCATGCTCGGGCCATCTCCACGCCGCCATTCACGGGCGGCCTCTACATCGGCAATGGGGACGTCGCGCTGTTGAATTCAGGGCCGTTCGTGATCGATCACGACCAGGTGCTGAGCCTGCAGACGATTGTGAACTACACCGGCAAGAAGGGGTTCTACGCTACGTGCTCGATGCGTTACGACAGCGGATTGGTGACGGCCGCCGTGGATCCGGCGCAAGTGCGGAACGATCCGGATTACGCGGATCTGCTGCCGCTGGTGAACCTGACTTCGGCTCCACCGCGCACCCGGCCTCGCGCCGTCACCGATCTGGTGTTGGGCTACCAGCATCTGCGCGGAGAGAAGCGGCACTGGGAAGCTTCCCTGCAGATCTCGAACATCAGCAACGAGCGGGCACTGTACAACTTCCAATCCGCTTTTGTCGGCACGCGGCTGGTGCAGCCTCGAACGGCCGGGGTCCGGCTCACCTGGTTCTTCTGA
- a CDS encoding four-carbon acid sugar kinase family protein, producing MGRLQVLALADDLTGALEAGARFRDSAVLLKSQADRAESVLVLDTESRHLAPDVAAFRLLGAMENLVSDIVYKKTDSTLRGNIGAEFKALLGAYPESVICYVPAYPELGRTVRSGVLLVDGVPVHLTSFARDPLNPVTESHVWKVLAAQGCDLERIRIFDGETPEDVRAAADEALSATRPVVAAGPAALAGALAQALGIVSKAPERWPQISDCVVINGSAHPASSAQVEMARQQGIPWAFDRAAGAHDTLIIFGGDTARGVLHRLDDPVLHPLGEILPGVPVSLFEHEGRRRVLISKAGGYGAPDLLLRLYARLCQTEKEPWNCSA from the coding sequence GTGGGCAGGCTGCAGGTGTTGGCACTGGCCGATGATCTGACGGGCGCGCTGGAAGCGGGCGCCCGCTTCCGTGACTCCGCCGTGCTGTTGAAATCGCAGGCGGACCGGGCCGAGAGCGTGTTGGTGCTGGATACGGAGTCGCGCCACCTGGCGCCCGATGTCGCGGCGTTCCGGCTGCTTGGCGCCATGGAGAACCTGGTCTCGGACATTGTGTACAAGAAGACGGACTCCACATTACGCGGCAATATCGGGGCGGAGTTCAAGGCACTGCTGGGCGCGTATCCCGAGTCGGTGATCTGCTATGTGCCCGCGTATCCCGAATTGGGCCGGACCGTCCGCAGTGGAGTATTGCTGGTGGACGGGGTCCCGGTTCATCTGACCAGTTTTGCGCGGGACCCGCTCAACCCGGTGACGGAGAGCCATGTGTGGAAGGTGTTGGCCGCACAGGGCTGCGATCTGGAGCGGATCCGCATCTTTGATGGAGAGACGCCGGAGGATGTCCGTGCGGCGGCGGACGAGGCACTGTCGGCGACGCGGCCCGTGGTGGCCGCAGGTCCGGCGGCCCTGGCCGGGGCTCTCGCACAGGCCCTGGGGATAGTGAGCAAGGCCCCGGAACGGTGGCCGCAAATCTCCGATTGTGTAGTGATCAATGGGAGCGCGCACCCCGCTTCGTCCGCGCAGGTGGAGATGGCGCGGCAGCAAGGCATCCCATGGGCGTTTGACCGGGCGGCTGGCGCGCACGACACGCTGATCATCTTTGGCGGTGATACGGCGCGCGGGGTTCTGCATCGGCTCGACGATCCGGTGCTTCACCCGTTGGGCGAAATATTGCCGGGGGTTCCGGTGTCGTTGTTCGAGCACGAAGGGCGGCGGCGGGTGCTCATCAGCAAAGCCGGCGGTTATGGTGCGCCGGATCTTCTGCTGCGGTTGTACGCACGGCTCTGCCAGACTGAGAAGGAACCATGGAACTGCTCGGCATAA
- the pdxA gene encoding 4-hydroxythreonine-4-phosphate dehydrogenase PdxA, translated as MELLGITMGDSSGVGPEILLNAFQRGEITCPFVAYGDTAALERYNTHGVELRSITQPDEYRPGVLNVVNAGLMSGADVTPGAINAKSGHAAREYVIAATKAALAGQITAMVTLPMNKEATQLTDPGFTGHTELIGALCGVEDVTIMLASDQLIVTHVSTHCSLSDAIARAKFDRICTIIRMTSEAVLRLKPEAKIAVAGLNPHAGENGLFGEEEIREIRPAVEWAQAQGMPVEGPFPPDTVFFLAVRKKRYDAIVCMYHDQGHIPLKLLDFEAGVNVALGLPIIRTSVDHGTAFDIAGQGIASTVSLLRAIEFAQRLIRT; from the coding sequence ATGGAACTGCTCGGCATAACCATGGGCGACTCCAGTGGAGTCGGCCCGGAGATCCTCCTGAATGCCTTTCAGCGAGGTGAGATCACATGTCCGTTCGTCGCCTACGGCGACACGGCGGCACTGGAACGCTACAACACACACGGTGTCGAGTTGCGCTCCATCACGCAGCCGGACGAGTACCGGCCGGGTGTCCTGAACGTAGTGAACGCGGGGCTGATGAGCGGAGCGGACGTCACGCCGGGCGCGATCAATGCGAAGTCGGGCCATGCCGCGCGGGAGTATGTGATCGCGGCCACGAAGGCTGCCCTGGCCGGCCAGATCACGGCTATGGTCACGCTGCCGATGAACAAGGAAGCCACGCAGCTGACGGACCCTGGTTTCACCGGTCACACCGAGTTGATTGGCGCGCTGTGTGGTGTGGAGGACGTCACCATCATGCTGGCGTCGGACCAGTTGATTGTGACGCACGTGAGCACGCATTGCTCGCTGTCCGATGCGATTGCACGGGCGAAGTTCGACCGGATCTGCACGATCATCCGCATGACCAGCGAGGCGGTACTGCGGCTGAAGCCGGAGGCGAAGATTGCGGTGGCGGGCCTGAATCCGCATGCCGGCGAGAATGGACTGTTTGGCGAGGAAGAGATCCGCGAGATCCGGCCGGCCGTGGAATGGGCGCAGGCGCAAGGGATGCCCGTCGAGGGGCCGTTTCCTCCGGATACGGTCTTTTTCCTGGCCGTTAGGAAGAAGCGCTACGACGCCATCGTCTGCATGTACCACGACCAGGGCCACATCCCGCTGAAGCTGCTCGATTTCGAGGCGGGTGTGAATGTCGCTTTGGGGCTGCCGATCATCCGGACTTCCGTGGACCACGGCACGGCCTTCGACATCGCGGGGCAGGGCATCGCGTCGACGGTCAGCCTGCTGCGCGCCATCGAATTCGCACAGCGCCTGATCAGAACTTGA